The Clostridia bacterium region CTTCTTTTAGGACGCTTTTTCAGTGGATTTTTTGGCTTCCATAACCTTTTGATATTGTTCCGGAAGCACTTTAGCCAAAAACGCATATGCTTCTTTTTGTACTTGCTCCCATAACGGGCCTTTAATCACTTTGATGTTCATCACGATCACCTCTTATTAATCAAGATTGCGGATTCATGTATGAGTTTCTTGGACTTTTTTCGTCGAAAAAAAGATCATTGACATCTGCATCTAATAATTCTGCGATCTTGAAAGCGTCTGATAGTGTTGGATTGCAATAACCATTTTCCCAGTTGCTAATAGTTGTTTTTCTTTTGTTTAGCTGTCTGGCTAATTGTTCTTGCGTTAATCCTTTTCTCTTTCTAGCCTCAATTAGCCGTAAATTTTTACGCATTGGTTCACCACCTTAATCCAAGATTCTTGAACCTTTTGATTTCATTATAAATCCAAACTTTTTGGATGTCAACATTTTTGTATGAGTTTTTTGGACATTATTTTTTAATTAAGTACAACAATGTTGAACTTTTATGTACAAAAATGTTCAATTATATTGAACTTTTATCATTTAATAAAGTACAATAAAGTTGAATTTTTATATGAAAAACTACGAAAACTATATGAAATGATATGAAGATTTACGAAAACTATATGAAGTTTTATGAAGAAAGGAGAATATTATGTTCGCTCAACGATTACGAAGCGCTCGAAAAGCTAAAAAACTTACTCAAGAAGAATTAGCAACATTGGTAGGTACCACAAAAACGACAATCTCTAATTATGAAACTGGATATAGCACACCTTCCTTTGAGATGCTTAATGAACTAGCCAATGTATTAGATGTAACTACCGATTATCTTTTAGGACGATCAGATGAACCTCAATCAGTCACAAATAGCGGTGTTGGAAAAACTATACCAAAATCACAATTAAAAACATTCTCTAATCGCTTATCAACTGGTATCGAAAAATTAGGATTATCAATAGGAGATGTAGCAAACAAATGTGGAGTAAGCGAATCATACATTAACGAACTTATTCATAACCCAAAACAATTACCCGGAGTAGGTACACTCTATAAACTCGCTGATATATTAGATGTAACACCTGACTATCTTGGTGGCTTTACCCATGATCCACAAAGTATTTCCCCAGACACCCCGAAACCAAAAGAGTTAAAAGAGTTTTTAGAAACACAATCGGTAATGTATGACGGCATCCCACTAACAGACGAAGATAAAGAAAAAATAGATATGGTATTGCAAGCGTTATTTTTAGATGCTAAAAAAAGAAATAAGAGAAAATGATTAGGAATGTTGGGGAAAAACAGGGGGTCGAAAATGTGGCAGTACAAAATATCGTCAAAAAGTTGTTATTGAAACATAAAACCCGTGATCCGTTTATGATTGCTGAAGCAGAAAACATTATTGTTCAAGAAGGCGATCTTCCACCTATAACAAAAGGTATGGCTGTAAAAATTTTAAGACGAAAATACATTGTTATAAATCATACACTACATAGTTATGAAAAAAAGTACGTATGCGCTCATGAGTTAGGACATCACTTGTTACATGATGTTCAGAATCATCGCTTTATTTTGGAAAATACACTGAATCCAAACGGTAAATACGAGCGGGAGGCAAACGAATTTGCAGCTTGTTTATTAATCGACCCGACGATTATTTCAGATGATGATACGATCGAATCTATTGCGGTTAAAGCGAATGTACCAGTAGAGCTAGTAAAACATTACAAGCGATGTATATAATGCCCATTCACGGGCTTTTTATTTAAAAAATATAATTCCAAATATTTACGCATATCTAATGTCATAAAGATTGAAATTCTAATTACTATAGATATGCGTAAATAATTGGAAAGGCAACATTGAGACTAAAATAAATAAATCTCAATGTTGCCTTTATCTATAACACGTATTTCTTTTACAACTTTTCTAATTAGGGCTTGTTTTATTTCAAAGTCTAATTCTTCATCTTTGTGCGCTAAAAACATATCGATCGCTTCCTGCAAAATATTTTCATTAGGTCTATTTTCTTGAAGCGCTTTTATTTGTTTTTCCAATCGGTTATACTCATTAATAAGTGCTTTTTCTTTTTGTTGTAGTTTACTGATTTCTTCTTTTATTTCTTCAAGATTAAGGTCATCTTCATCCGCCAAGGTCACAAGACTGATCAAGCGCTTGCGGCCTTTTTTTGTTCGCTCAATTTCTTTTTGCAGTCTTTCTAGTTCTTTTCGTTCGAATAAATCATCGTCCTCATTAGGCTTGAACTCTCTAATTCGTTCCGGATGGTTAAATAAATCAACGATATAATTCCATACTTCTTCTTCTAATTCATCTGCTCTGATTCTCATTCCACACCCAGGATTTTTAGTTCCAGCTGTATTTTTAACGTCTGTATATTCCCGAAAGTATTTTCCCCAGTTTTTTGCATATCGCCCTGTCATTGTATTGCCACATTGTGCACAACGAACTAATCCGGACAGCAGATAACGACGTTTCGCTT contains the following coding sequences:
- a CDS encoding helix-turn-helix transcriptional regulator, giving the protein MEKLGLSIGDVANKCGVSESYINELIHNPKQLPGVGTLYKLADILDVTPDYLGGFTHDPQSISPDTPKPKELKEFLETQSVMYDGIPLTDEDKEKIDMVLQALFLDAKKRNKRK
- a CDS encoding ImmA/IrrE family metallo-endopeptidase gives rise to the protein MAVQNIVKKLLLKHKTRDPFMIAEAENIIVQEGDLPPITKGMAVKILRRKYIVINHTLHSYEKKYVCAHELGHHLLHDVQNHRFILENTLNPNGKYEREANEFAACLLIDPTIISDDDTIESIAVKANVPVELVKHYKRCI
- a CDS encoding helix-turn-helix transcriptional regulator produces the protein MRKNLRLIEARKRKGLTQEQLARQLNKRKTTISNWENGYCNPTLSDAFKIAELLDADVNDLFFDEKSPRNSYMNPQS